gatatcaccttgttgttcaagatgtcatgaagatagttaagatgtcaatcctacctaaattgatttacagattcaatgcaataccaatcaaaatcccaacaacttatttttcagaaatagaaaaaccaataagcaaatttatctggaagggcagggtgccccgaattgctaaaaacatcttgaggaaaaaaaacgaagctggaggtctcgcgctgcctgactttaaggcatattatgaagccacagtggtcaaaacagcatggtattggcataaagatagatatatcgaccaatggaattgaatagagtgctcagatacagactctctcatctatggacatttgatctttgataaggcagtcaagccaactcacctgggacagaacagtctcttcaataaatggtgcctagagaactggatatccatatgcaaaagaatgaaagaggacccatatctcacaccctatacaaaagttaactcaaaatggattaaagatctaaacattaggtctaagaccataaaacagttagaggaaaatgttgggagatatcttatgaaacttacaattggaggcggttttatggaccttaaacctaaagcaagagcactgaagaaggaaataaataaatgggagctcctcaaaattaaacacttttgtgcatcaaagaacttcatcaagaaagtagaaagacagcctacacaatgggagacaatatttggaaatgacatatcagataaaggtctagtatccagaatttataaagagattgttcaactcaacaacaaaaagacagccaacccaattacaaaatgggaaaaagacttgaacagacacctatcagaagaggaaatacaaatggccaaaaggcacatgaagagatgctcaatgtccctggccattagagaaatgcaaatcaaaaccacaatgagatatcatctcacacccaccagaatggccattatcaacaaaacagaaaatgacaagtgctggggaggatgcggagaaagaggcacacttatccactgttggtgggaatgtcaaagggtgcaaccactgtggaaggcagtttggcggttcctcaaaaagctgaatatagaattgccatacgacccagcaataccattgctgggtatctactcaaaggacttaagggcaaagacacaaacggacatttgcacaccaatgtttatagcagcgttatttacaattgcaaagagatggaaacagccaaaatgtccgtcaacagacgagtggctaaacaaactgtggtatatacatacgatggaatattatgtagctttaagacaggataaacttatgaagcatgtaataacatggatggacctagagaacattatgctgagcgagtcaagccaaaaactaaaagacaaatactgtatggtcccactgatgtgaaccgatattcaagaataaacttggaatatgtcattggtaacagagtccagcaggagttagaaacagggtaagataatgggtaattggagctgaagggatacagactgtgcaacagaactagatacaaaaactcaaaaatggacaacacaataatacctaattgtaaagtaatcatgttaaaacactgaatgaagctgcatctgagccatagggtttttttgttgttgttgttttgttttgttttttgtttgtttttgtctgtctggttgttttttttgtttttttttactattattattacttttattttttctctatattaacattctatatctttttctgttgtgttgctagttcttctaaaccgatgcaaatgtactaagaaacgatgatcatgcatctatgtgatgatgttaagaattactgattgcatatgtagaatagtatgatttctaaatgttgggttaatttcttttttttctttttttccgttaattaataaaaaaaaattttttaaattatttctaaagtAGGGTCAGCTTTGAGTATGGGTCTGTGGGTAGTATTATAATAAATTGCTTGAGCTTTTGAGTATTGATACGTGACATTtgaagtatttatatattttcatttgtttgtttttcttcttcatttttatttcttagtcaTCATTAAGGCTGTTGGTTTTGTGACCTCTGAGGAGAGTGTTATGGtgccattattttattaattataaatgcATCACTGAATAATGTAAAATAGTATTGAAAGAATTTTTGCAACTATTTGCTTCCAACTCAAAGTATAATCTAACATAATTCCGTTCTTGAGATAAGAACAGTAAATTCTAATGACAGATtaaattcatttctgttttttccaagaacaggtttttctgttgaagtacaaaataaaattagCCCATCTGGAGAACCAATACTCTCCAAAAATGTCAactcaaaaaaaaggaaaaaaaaaaaaaagatgtcatggagaggctggagggaactgcctgatattgtagagctatgttccagtagccatgtttcttgatgatgattgaacaatgatatagctttcacaatgtgactctgtgaatgtgaaaaccttgtatccaatgctccttttatctactatatcaacaaaagagtagaacatatggaataaaaataactaatagggggaaaaatgttaaaataaatttagtttgaaatgctagtggtaaatgaaagcgaggggtaaggggtatggtatgtataacttttttttctctgttatcgttttatttctttttctgttgtctttttatttctttttccaaatcaatgcaaatgtactaagaaataatgaatatgcaactatgtgatgatattaagaattactgattatatatgtagaatgaaatgatatcttattgttttgtttgttgttaattttttttaattaataaaaaaaaattctgtatccagccaagttgtccttcaaaattgagggagagattaaaatcttcaaagacaaagaaaaattgagcgaacttgtcaacaagagacatgccctacaagatatactaaaagaagtcctgtcagctgaagaaaaaagacaggagagggaggtctggaggagggcacagaactggaGAATACTGGTGAGGGTAATTCAAAGGTTaaaaacagaagacagaaaagaataaatagagacaCTGCAGGCCTCAGATTATTtggacaatttaaatgaaaatatgggtATCAGAACCAATCATACAATTTATATCAACAATatgaatgacaaaattaaaaaagaattgcaGAGATCCCTATATGCCCTGTTTTCTCACTTTATGCATGTAGCAGACATTGTAGCTTTAAAGACTGTGAAGATGAGGAGGCAGGCCTTCATTACATTTAAGGAACTGGACTCATCCACAAATGTCTTGAGACAGTTACAAGGATTTCTACTTTATGGTGAACTAAAATGAATCCAGTATGCAAAAACAGTTCAACAATATCTAAAATGTGTGGCACTTTtgctaacaaagaaaagaaaaaagccaaaactGTGGAACAGACTGCAACAATTGCAAACAAAAAGCCTGGTCTGGGAACACCAAATTCAACTAACATCCAAGGAAATGCACCACTAAATCCTCAGGTTCCTGGTTGTCCTCCAAActatattttattccttaataACTTACCAAAAgagactaacaaggtgatgttaTCCATGCTGTTTAATCAGTTCCCTGGTTTTAAGGAAGTCTCTTTGGTTCCTGGAAGACATGCTCTCAGGGTTGCATTACAAGGATTTAAGATCACACCATCACATACCATAAACATCACGTATGCCAGGAAATAATATTTAGGGCAGTCTTCTGTAAAGGACTTAGTGTTATTTATAGTGTTTGTTTTGATAACATTTTGGTCAGGCCATTTTTTAATAGCTGAGGACAGGACATAGTGAAAGCAAAATGTTTGTGAAGGACTTAAAAATTATCCAGTCTTTCTTTAGCTTTAGTGAGCTGTGGAATGCAAAGGCCTTACTTTTGTACAATAAAGTTTTATGtgtattaaaaaggaaagaataaatagatccTACAAATAAAAACTGCAGGATAAGATgttagattcaagaactgcttttacattAATATCTTCGAACATTAATGGACCAAACTCACCAATGAAAGATTCGTTGCTGATTAAATGGTTGTGCcagaaaatgttcttaaaaatattgCTTATAgaatgttctaaaacatgatcatggtgatgaatatacaattacgtgacgatattgtgagccactgactgtgcaccaagtatggaatgtttgtatgttaaggatGCATGTGttgttccgggtcaagatggcggcttaacaacgtgcgtgatttagttcgtcctccagaacaactactaaataaccagaaacagtacagaacagctcccggagccatgatagtgaccggactcacagcgtaccccagtctggaccagctggaccggctgcgagcaccccccagaactgtgagttcccaaagctgcggcagccagcacccctcccccacaggccgctttcccagaggggaaaggaaaggacttgaccagcagcagggactgggcacaatcaaacaccaattgcggaactaattaacaaattctgactactaaaaataggcccccagcttaggtgaacttgatcaaagcggaggttgctcatttttgcaccggcgccaagggggcaggactgacagaaaaagggggggaaaaaagaagaaaacagaggtttttgtggctgtgtatctacaaaggcttgacagCCTTTGGATTAAAGCGgcaagacttctcaggctgcaactcccccaggcataggtagaagtgagctcttttgggggcttgtctggagcctgtgccttccccaggggaggggtgaagccccatccaggtggaatccctccatcaaggaattcagacaccagggcttggtattttgaagccattaaaaccagcctacaacctctcctctgtctccaccatgccccaccagggagagtctgccaaagttaaaggtactgcatcatatcctggtgggacctgcagtcagacaagcaccacacacagggcaggataagaaaaacagagtccagagacttcacaggaaagtctttcaacctgctgggtctcaccctcagggaaaaccgacgcatgTGActatatgagcagggattcagggaattgaaagacaatatgaagcgcatgaatatacgtgttgtgggtgtcccagaaggagaagagaagggaaaaggaggagaaaaactaatgggggaaattatcactgaaaatttcccaactcttatgaaagacttaaaattacagatccaagaagtgcagcgtaccccaaagagaatagatccaaatagacatactccaagacatttaataatcagaatgtcagaggtcaaagagaaagaaaggatcttgaaagcagcaagggaagcccaataagactatgcgcagatctctcagcagaaaccatggaggcaagaagacagtgggataatatatttaaattattaaaagagaaaaactgccaaccaagaattctatatccagcaaaattgtccttcaaaaatgaaggagaaattaaaacattttcagacaaataatcactgagagaatttgtgaccaagagaccagctctgcaagaaatactaaagggaacactagacacagatacgaagacagaagagagaggtgtggagaagagtgtagaaaggaagattataagtaaagctaaaaagaaggaaaattagatatgacatataaaatccagaaggcaaaatagtagaagaaagtactacccatgcagtaataacactgaatgttaatggattaaactctccaatcaaaagacatagtctggcagaatggattaaaaaacaggacccatctatatgctgtctctactcaaaggacacgaggccaaggacacaaatggacatttacacaccaatgtttatagcagcattattaacaattaccaagagatggaagccgccaaaatgtccatcaacagacagttgactaaacaaactgtgacatttacataagatggaataatatgcagctgtaagacagaataaagttatgaagtatgtaacaacatgaatggaccttaaggacattatgctgagtgtgattagccagaaacaaaaggacaaatactgtatggtctcactgatatgaactgatattagtgaataaacttggaatatttccttggtaactgtaatgtaattatgttaaaacactgaatgaagctgcatgtgagaatgatagagggaggagggctggggatataaatgaaatcagaaagaaagatagatggtaaagatcgagatggtataatctaggaatgcctagagtgtataatgatagtgaaatgtacaatgtacaaatttttaaaatgttttttcatgaggaagaacaaaggaatgtcattattgcagggtgctgaaaatagatgataattaatactttaaaatgtcaccttatgtgtgagactaaagcaaaaaatgtttgttacaatttGATTgcatgtcataagtacttggaatctcaggtaggacatgagattttgttggtttgtccggagtgatgccccgatgaatcccagagtgatttgatcagtgagtggaaaagtatttgcaagccccctttggggaatggtgagagtgaggagatattcaacttcccgaagttgaattcttgatattctcacaagcagtgtggacaaccaaagcgaGGCTtggccccaagtcttggggtttgttcatatgaaacttaaccccacaaaggataggtcaagtctacagtgaggacaaccaaagctataggctgagcccccagtcttggggtttgttcacatgaaactcaaccccagaaaagataagtcaagtctacttaaaatttaggcctaggagtcacccccaagagagcctcttttgttgctcagatgtggcctctctctccagccaacatgacttACTGCTTCTTCCCAGTAGATGTTTCTCTCGATCTACCTCCTTCGTTCAGGCCTGCCTCTCCCAGACCACAGTGGCTGTCTAGGCAAGATAATGTGCCCTGTGGAGAGGCAGCTCCTGGCCCAGGGTGGCGGACAGCAGTTTCAGCCTACAGGATGGGACAGTGATTGCAATGCCTGGCACCTGGCTGATCTGCTGGCCACAGCACCCAACAGGATGGTTGCTCATGGCGCCTGGTGGGGCCACCAATCCCCGTGCCCTGCAGGTGCAGTTCCTCGTGCTGGGCAACTAGGTGTGCCTTTGGGCTCCCCCTGGGTGCTGTCGGCTACAGGACCATGTGGGGCGGTCTCCTGAATTAGCTGCGgggcaggctggggtggggagctggTCCGCTCCCTCAGATCTGCACTTTCCCACATGCCACTGTCCACCCCTGGTGGGGCCGAGGCCAACAGACTCACCTTGCTCTCCCTGTCCTGATGCCCCCATCTCTCCCTAACAGGACCTCCCCATGAAATCCCAAAGACTGTCTTTGATCACTCACCCACTGAGActgcagtcctggtcattttttctGTCCTCTTTCTTGTTGCTCTACAGAGCAGGGGTGAAACCAACCtatcctactccaccatcttcccagaagtcctaaactcattatttttttatttttattttttttaactcatttttttgACAGTTATGTAGTTATATAGGATGGATGGACTGTAAACCATTGCATAAATCCCATATTGCCATTTTATGTTATTACTAATTGTTGACTattgtggtagttaaattcagttgtcaacttggctagatgaaggtgcctagttctgttgctgtggacatgagtcaatggtacgtgaacctcatctgttgctcattacatctgtagtcggctaggagatgtgcctgctgcaatgaatgatgtttgatttaactggctggtgctttaatgagagagctcagcatagcacagcccaagcagctcagcatagttcatctcagcatttgcagctcagcccaggcctttggagatgcagaaagaaatcaccctggggaaagttgttggaacccagaggcctggagagaggccagcagagatagccctgtgtcttcccatgtaagaaagaacctcagttgaaagttagctgcctttcctctgaagaactaatgaaataaatccccttttattaaaagccaatctgtctctggtgtgttgcattacagcagctagcaaactagaacaactatctTTTATACCTTTGTGCCAGTGGGCCATGTTTCTGGTGTCTTGTATTTGTGACCAGGGCTTTTGCTATTTTTTGACAGAAAATAATGGACAGCATTTTCATCTCTTCCCCGGAGGAAGCTTAACTTTTGGGAGTCACCCTGGTGCTGGAGTCATAGCTACCCTTATGACATCATAGTTCTCCCCATCTCCACTTTTCCTGCCTGTGCCGTGGCTGGGAGAGTACAGACCAGAGGGGATTTGAACCATCTACATCCAATCCATGTGTGACCAATGGTGAGTAAGAGCCAGACGTACTGACTTCTTAGGGATGTCCCCGTAGATCTGTCAGGAGAAGGGAACTCTCTGACATCTAAAGATGCTGGAAGACCTGAAAGCTGGGTGTGGGGTTGGGTGCGGAATactgaagagagagagggagggaaatcaGCAACTCAGCCTCACTGACACCTTCATCTTAACTGCTGATTACAGGAGGAAGAACAACCTAAAGAAATTAGTGACCCCACTAAACAGGATCAGCCTCAGAAGGATGTGAAGTTAACTGTGGTACCCTCAGCAAAATTGACCACAGAGGAAAAGATTAAGGTAGGAGGAGCCCTGGCTCGGATGTCACTGGTCCCTGTGTCTGACGCTTGTGTGGGTGTCTTCTGTATGACACAGAGCTAAGGATAGCAATAGACTCATCCCTGTATGTTCTCTTCCTCTATTTCATTTCAGGCTGAAGTTGTTGCTCcagtggagacacatctacaGAAAGGAGATAATAAGAAGTTCACAAAAGTATGGTACCCCAGATCACACagggctggggttggggaggTGGTGGCTGTGTTTGTAGAGTGGAATGGCCAAGATTTGGGAGATTGGGCATAGTTAAcatggtgtttgtgtgtgtgagtgtatttcTGAGTTGATGTATAGATGTTTGCTTGTTAATTAAGATTTAAAGTGTGAAAGTCAAGAGCACTGAAGATGGGGAAGAGATAAGAGAGATGTCAAACTTTATGAATTGCATGCACGATGTGATGGAGGAAGAGAGCAGGTTGGGGATTTGAGAGCTGGAGTCAGGGATGAGAGAGCAGGGGGCACAAAGGATGCTATTTCCAAGCAGATGGCTGGGGTCTGAGGGGTCGGGAATGGACTCTCATTAGGGTGGCAAGCTGAGCCTTGGATCCGTAGATCATGGTGTGCTTGTCTGAGTCTGCCTATCTAGTTGTGTAAACTGGGTGAGGTAACAAGTGCTGGTGTCTTACAGATGGGGACTGAGACTCAGGGGCATGATGATGTATCCATGGCCATTAACCAGAGAATGGCAGAGACAGGACACCTGCCTGGTCTGACCCCAGTGCATGCTCTGCCCAGTGTGCCTAAACTTTGGAGGAATGGACCATTGTTGGCCATTGAGATCAGGAATACTTCCTGGCACGCCCTGGGATAGAGATGGATGGGAAACAATCCTTGAGTGTTCCTTCTTTTGCTTGCagttccccccaaaacaaaaggaGGTCCCTGGTAATGATCTGCAAGCTATAAGGATCCAGGCCTGGTGGCGCGGCACCCTGGTGCGCCGGACGCTGCTGCACGCGGCCCTCAGGGCCTGGATCATCCAGAGCTGGTGGCGGGTGACGCTGGTGAGGCTGCTGGAGAACAGGCGGCGGGAGGCCCTGAAGACCTTCTCGCGCCGGGAGTGGGCGGTGGTCAGGCTGCAGTCCTGGGTCCGCATGTGGTACATCCGTAGGCGCTACTGCCACTTGCTCAGCTCGGTCCGCATCATCCAGGCCTTCTGGCGGTGCCGCTCCTGTGCTTCCCGGGGGTTCCTGAAGGGCCACTACAAAGTCACAGCCAATCAACTGCATCTTGAACTGGAGGTGTTGCTGGGCTCAGGGCCTTGCATTGTGACAGAGTGTATTCCCCTCCCAATAAAGGAGTGAAGTGgtctttcctctgcctctctctgtctGACAAGCTCCAGGAGGTCAGGATAAATGATAGCAGATGCTCCACTTCTCACATGCCAGCTCTGAGGAATCAGGCCGGCTCCACGTGGAGCTGGATTTTGAGCCCCTTGTCCAGACTGAGCAGGACTGGTGACAGATACGCAATGTCTCCGCAGACAGAAGAACGGGGTATAGGTCTGCCTTGCCGGCCAGCTCCAGGGAGCCTCATTCTGTTTGGTGTATGTAAATAATGCCCCTAGGGCTGCGTGACTAGAATCCTGGGGGAGGGTGTGGTGATGGCAACGGAAGCACATTTTTCAGCAATTTACCTGTTTAGGTATAGTTGATCAGGCCCAGTACTCCCAGTCCCCCGTGGTTGAGAGGAGCCCACCTACCCTGAGCCACGTCATCTTGTCTGTCTGCCtaactgggtcatatcttcatacTTGGCCTCCATGTCAGAATCTGGGAGCCAAATTGGAAGTTGTCAGAGAGCAAAACCCAAGTCCTCATTCCCACTTCGAACTTTATGTATCCCTCACTTTCCAGCTCCAGATGGAGGCTGGGTCTCAACCTCCCCCAGATCTGGCCAGTGAGGCGGGTATATGTTCCATAGGGGCATTGCCCTCCTGGCCTGAACCCTCCTGTGAGTGTCAGACCTGAGATATCACAAAGCCAGGCGCTGAGAAGGCCTTGCCCTTGCCTCCCTCACCTTTTCTCAGGCTCTATTGTTGCAGCCTCTGGGTCTCTGACATGCCTTCATCTTCGCCGAAGGATTTCCGTctcctctctctttgtctctctttggTCAGGGTGTCAGAGCAGAGAGTGAGGGCTTTGGAAGCAGACTGACATCAGTTAgaagcctggccctgccactcaCTGCTGTGTAGCCATGGACATGTCATTTTCCCTCTTTGAGCCCCAGTTTCCTGAGCTGTGATCGGTGTCTAATGATCTTCACCTTTCAGGGTAAATGCGAAGTACCCTAAATATTCAGCATCAGCAACAAAACACAGAAAGGGATGGTAGCCACAAAACCTTAGATCCTGGCAGCTGAGGAAAAAACGGGTTGAGTGGAGGGGACCAGCAAAGCACAATGAGATGCGCTCACTGTTACTGGGGTCCCTCTTGTCCCTGGCCCCCTCGGTGGGACAGAGCAAGGGGATATGTTTgtgcacacacaagcacacacatttGTACCTGTAATTCTGTAACCACAAAGACAATTCAAAGCATTCTCATGAGATCATTGATTGAAATGCTTGAGCACAGGCTCAGGCCTATGAATTCCTATGAACATGGGCATTCCTATGAATTAGGAATAACTGAAATGGCTATGTTTACTTAAAACTCTGTAATAGCACCGACAAAACAAGGAGTTATGTGGAATTCCTCAAAGATAGaaggcaaattttttt
This portion of the Tamandua tetradactyla isolate mTamTet1 chromosome 15, mTamTet1.pri, whole genome shotgun sequence genome encodes:
- the LOC143657111 gene encoding IQ domain-containing protein F5-like, whose product is MEEEQPKEISDPTKQDQPQKDVKLTVVPSAKLTTEEKIKAEVVAPVETHLQKGDNKKFTKFPPKQKEVPGNDLQAIRIQAWWRGTLVRRTLLHAALRAWIIQSWWRVTLVRLLENRRREALKTFSRREWAVVRLQSWVRMWYIRRRYCHLLSSVRIIQAFWRCRSCASRGFLKGHYKVTANQLHLELEVLLGSGPCIVTECIPLPIKE